From the genome of Synchiropus splendidus isolate RoL2022-P1 chromosome 17, RoL_Sspl_1.0, whole genome shotgun sequence, one region includes:
- the LOC128748842 gene encoding uncharacterized protein LOC128748842 → MRTRARAQPGAQNKSFQDQSDLKTHTFHQTCLKRKGTGMEDIGDLDLVQLVDGLDPEELISQLEEMWDEEPFPEVKFEEPDLEVVSPLSLPSPPPAERATSVLPSPSPSLPSASPTLPVMLTPALAPAAHLTVLPSPSPARPPSHHQPDAAFSSNHCCVSHNAQWSPCFYFGPMPYYSAAQWPPQLYIPNVTLNHHGHQTTLVQPVGYFVPVNLLPQCHNLFR, encoded by the exons ATGAGAACGAGAGCTAGAGCACAACCCGGAGCGCAGAACAAGAGTTTTCAAGACCAAAGCGATTTAAAGACTCACACATTTCACCAGACCTG CTTGAAGAGAAAGGGGACAGGAATGGAGGACATTGGAGACTTGGACTTGGTGCAGCTGGTTGATGGCCTGGATCCTGAGGAGCTCATTTCACAGCTGGAGGAAATGTGGGATGAAGAACCATTTCCAGAGGTGAAGTTTGAGGAGCCTGACCTGGAAGTGGTCTCACCTCTGAGCCTTCCATCACCACCTCCGGCAGAAAGAGCAACATCAGTGCTCCCTTCACCATCTCCATCCCTTCCTTCAGCATCTCCAACCTTGCCAGTGATGTTGACCCCTGCACTGGCTCCAGCTGCCCATCTGACAGTGCTACCGTCACCATCTCCTGCACGGCCTCCCTCCCACCATCAGCCCGACGCTGCTTTCTCCAGCAACCACTGCTGCGTGAGCCACAATGCTCAGTGGAGCCCTTGCTTCTACTTTGGCCCCATGCCCTACTATTCTGCAGCACAGTGGCCGCCGCAGCTCTACATCCCAAACGTG acCTTGAACCACCACGGCCATCAGACGACCCTTGTGCAACCTGTGGGATATTTT gtgccAGTAAACCTGCTGCCCCAGTGTCACAACCTCTttcgctga
- the LOC128748868 gene encoding uncharacterized protein LOC128748868 isoform X2: MRTRARAQPGAQNKSFQDQSDLKTHTFHQTCLKRKGTGMEDIGDLDLVQLVDGLDPEELISQLEEMWDEEPFPEVEFEEPDLEVVSPLSLPSPPPAERATSVLPSPSPSLPSASPTLPVMLTPALAPAAHLTVLPSPSPARPPSHHQPDAAFSSNHCCVSHNAQWSPCFYFGPMPYYSAAQWPPQLYIPNVTLNHHGHQTTLVQPVGYFVPVNLLPQCHNLFR, encoded by the exons ATGAGAACGAGAGCTAGAGCACAACCCGGAGCGCAGAACAAGAGTTTTCAAGACCAAAGCGATTTAAAGACTCACACATTTCACCAGACCTG CTTGAAGAGAAAGGGGACAGGAATGGAGGACATTGGAGACTTGGACTTGGTGCAGCTGGTTGATGGCCTGGATCCTGAGGAGCTCATTTCACAGCTGGAGGAAATGTGGGATGAAGAACCATTTCCAGAGGTGGAGTTTGAGGAGCCTGACCTGGAAGTGGTCTCACCTCTGAGCCTTCCATCACCACCTCCGGCAGAAAGAGCAACATCAGTGCTCCCTTCACCATCTCCATCCCTTCCTTCAGCATCTCCAACCTTGCCAGTGATGTTGACCCCTGCACTGGCTCCAGCTGCCCATCTGACAGTGCTACCGTCACCATCTCCTGCACGGCCTCCCTCCCACCATCAGCCCGACGCTGCTTTCTCCAGCAACCACTGCTGCGTGAGCCACAATGCTCAGTGGAGCCCTTGCTTCTACTTTGGCCCCATGCCCTACTATTCTGCAGCACAGTGGCCGCCGCAGCTCTACATCCCAAACGTG acCTTGAACCACCACGGCCATCAGACGACCCTTGTGCAACCTGTGGGATATTTT gtgccAGTAAACCTGCTGCCCCAGTGTCACAACCTCTttcgctga
- the LOC128748868 gene encoding uncharacterized protein LOC128748868 isoform X1, with protein MKRFKCQEHRRPAVPQKVYILGRKSQWLTNVSFSRLKSLKRKGTGMEDIGDLDLVQLVDGLDPEELISQLEEMWDEEPFPEVEFEEPDLEVVSPLSLPSPPPAERATSVLPSPSPSLPSASPTLPVMLTPALAPAAHLTVLPSPSPARPPSHHQPDAAFSSNHCCVSHNAQWSPCFYFGPMPYYSAAQWPPQLYIPNVTLNHHGHQTTLVQPVGYFVPVNLLPQCHNLFR; from the exons ATGAAAAGGTTCAAGTGTCAGGAGCATCGCAGACCGGCGGTTCCTCAAAAAGTGTATATATTAGGCCGGAAGTCACAATGGCTCACGAATGTATCATTCAGTCGTCTGAAGAG CTTGAAGAGAAAGGGGACAGGAATGGAGGACATTGGAGACTTGGACTTGGTGCAGCTGGTTGATGGCCTGGATCCTGAGGAGCTCATTTCACAGCTGGAGGAAATGTGGGATGAAGAACCATTTCCAGAGGTGGAGTTTGAGGAGCCTGACCTGGAAGTGGTCTCACCTCTGAGCCTTCCATCACCACCTCCGGCAGAAAGAGCAACATCAGTGCTCCCTTCACCATCTCCATCCCTTCCTTCAGCATCTCCAACCTTGCCAGTGATGTTGACCCCTGCACTGGCTCCAGCTGCCCATCTGACAGTGCTACCGTCACCATCTCCTGCACGGCCTCCCTCCCACCATCAGCCCGACGCTGCTTTCTCCAGCAACCACTGCTGCGTGAGCCACAATGCTCAGTGGAGCCCTTGCTTCTACTTTGGCCCCATGCCCTACTATTCTGCAGCACAGTGGCCGCCGCAGCTCTACATCCCAAACGTG acCTTGAACCACCACGGCCATCAGACGACCCTTGTGCAACCTGTGGGATATTTT gtgccAGTAAACCTGCTGCCCCAGTGTCACAACCTCTttcgctga
- the LOC128748823 gene encoding uncharacterized protein LOC128748823 isoform X1 — protein MKRFKCQEHRRPAVPQKVYILGRKSQWLTNVSFSRLKSLKRKGTGMEDIGDLDLVQLVDGLDPEELISQLEEMWDEEPFPEVEFEEPDLEVVSPLSLPSPPPAERATSVLPSPSPSLPSASPTLPVMLTPALAPAAHLTVLPSPSPARPPSHHQPYAAFSSNHCCVSHNAQWSPCFYFGPMPYYSAAHWPAQLYIPNVTLNHHGHQTTLVQPVGYFVPVNLLPQCHNLFR, from the exons ATGAAAAGGTTCAAGTGTCAGGAGCATCGCAGACCGGCGGTTCCTCAAAAAGTGTATATATTAGGCCGGAAGTCACAATGGCTCACGAATGTATCATTCAGTCGTCTGAAGAG CTTGAAGAGAAAGGGGACAGGAATGGAGGACATTGGAGACTTGGACTTGGTGCAGCTGGTTGATGGCCTGGATCCTGAGGAGCTCATTTCACAGCTGGAGGAAATGTGGGATGAAGAACCATTTCCAGAGGTGGAGTTTGAGGAGCCTGACCTGGAAGTGGTCTCACCTCTGAGCCTTCCATCACCACCTCCGGCAGAAAGAGCAACATCAGTGCTCCCTTCACCATCTCCATCCCTTCCTTCAGCATCTCCAACCTTGCCAGTGATGTTGACCCCTGCACTGGCTCCAGCTGCCCATCTGACAGTGCTACCGTCACCATCTCCTGCACGGCCTCCCTCCCACCATCAGCCCTACGCTGCTTTCTCCAGCAACCACTGCTGCGTGAGCCACAATGCTCAGTGGAGCCCTTGCTTCTACTTTGGCCCCATGCCCTACTATTCTGCAGCACACTGGCCGGCGCAGCTCTACATCCCAAACGTG acCTTGAACCACCACGGCCATCAGACGACCCTTGTGCAACCTGTGGGATATTTT gtgccAGTAAACCTGCTGCCCCAGTGTCACAACCTCTttcgctga
- the LOC128748823 gene encoding uncharacterized protein LOC128748823 isoform X2 codes for MRTRARAQPGAQNKSFQDQSDLKTHTFHQTCLKRKGTGMEDIGDLDLVQLVDGLDPEELISQLEEMWDEEPFPEVEFEEPDLEVVSPLSLPSPPPAERATSVLPSPSPSLPSASPTLPVMLTPALAPAAHLTVLPSPSPARPPSHHQPYAAFSSNHCCVSHNAQWSPCFYFGPMPYYSAAHWPAQLYIPNVTLNHHGHQTTLVQPVGYFVPVNLLPQCHNLFR; via the exons ATGAGAACGAGAGCTAGAGCACAACCCGGAGCGCAGAACAAGAGTTTTCAAGACCAAAGCGATTTAAAGACTCACACATTTCACCAGACCTG CTTGAAGAGAAAGGGGACAGGAATGGAGGACATTGGAGACTTGGACTTGGTGCAGCTGGTTGATGGCCTGGATCCTGAGGAGCTCATTTCACAGCTGGAGGAAATGTGGGATGAAGAACCATTTCCAGAGGTGGAGTTTGAGGAGCCTGACCTGGAAGTGGTCTCACCTCTGAGCCTTCCATCACCACCTCCGGCAGAAAGAGCAACATCAGTGCTCCCTTCACCATCTCCATCCCTTCCTTCAGCATCTCCAACCTTGCCAGTGATGTTGACCCCTGCACTGGCTCCAGCTGCCCATCTGACAGTGCTACCGTCACCATCTCCTGCACGGCCTCCCTCCCACCATCAGCCCTACGCTGCTTTCTCCAGCAACCACTGCTGCGTGAGCCACAATGCTCAGTGGAGCCCTTGCTTCTACTTTGGCCCCATGCCCTACTATTCTGCAGCACACTGGCCGGCGCAGCTCTACATCCCAAACGTG acCTTGAACCACCACGGCCATCAGACGACCCTTGTGCAACCTGTGGGATATTTT gtgccAGTAAACCTGCTGCCCCAGTGTCACAACCTCTttcgctga
- the LOC128748827 gene encoding uncharacterized protein LOC128748827, with translation MKRFKCQEHRRPAVPQKVYILGRKSQWLTNVSFSRLKSLKRKGTGMEDIGDLDLVQLVDGLDPEELISQLEEMWDEEPFPEVEFEEPDLEVVSPLSLPSPPPAERATSVLPSPSPSLPSASPTLPVMLTPALAPAAHLTVLPSPSPARPPSHHQPYAAFSSNHCCVSHNAQWSPCFYFGPMPYYSAAQWPPQLYIPNVTLNHHGHQTTLVQPVGYFVPVNLLPQCHNLFR, from the exons ATGAAAAGGTTCAAGTGTCAGGAGCATCGCAGACCGGCGGTTCCTCAAAAAGTGTATATATTAGGCCGGAAGTCACAATGGCTCACGAATGTATCATTCAGTCGTCTGAAGAG CTTGAAGAGAAAGGGGACAGGAATGGAGGACATTGGAGACTTGGACTTGGTGCAGCTGGTTGATGGCCTGGATCCTGAGGAGCTCATTTCACAGCTGGAGGAAATGTGGGATGAAGAACCATTTCCAGAGGTGGAGTTTGAGGAGCCTGACCTGGAAGTGGTCTCACCTCTGAGCCTTCCATCACCACCTCCGGCAGAAAGAGCAACATCAGTGCTCCCTTCACCATCTCCATCCCTTCCTTCAGCATCTCCAACCTTGCCAGTGATGTTGACCCCTGCACTGGCTCCAGCTGCCCATCTGACAGTGCTACCGTCACCATCTCCTGCACGGCCTCCCTCCCACCATCAGCCCTACGCTGCTTTCTCCAGCAACCACTGCTGCGTGAGCCACAATGCTCAGTGGAGCCCTTGCTTCTACTTTGGCCCCATGCCCTACTATTCTGCAGCACAGTGGCCGCCGCAGCTCTACATCCCAAACGTG acCTTGAACCACCACGGCCATCAGACGACCCTTGTGCAACCTGTGGGATATTTT gtgcCAGTAAACCTGCTGCCCCAGTGTCACAACCTCTttcgctga
- the LOC128748862 gene encoding uncharacterized protein LOC128748862 isoform X1, with product MKRFKCQEHRRPAVPQKVYILGRKSQWLTNVSFSRLKSLKRKGTGMEDIGDLDLVQLVDGLDPEELISQLEEMWDEEPFPEVEFEEPDLEVVSPLSLPSPPPAERATSVLPSPSPSLPSASPTLPVMLTPALAPAAHLTVLPSPSPARPPSHHQPYAAFSSNHCCVSHNAQWSPCFYFGPMPYYSAAQWPPQLYIPNVTLNHHGHQTTLVQPVGYFVPVNLLPQCHNLFR from the exons ATGAAAAGGTTCAAGTGTCAGGAGCATCGCAGACCGGCGGTTCCTCAAAAAGTGTATATATTAGGCCGGAAGTCACAATGGCTCACGAATGTATCATTCAGTCGTCTGAAGAG CTTGAAGAGAAAGGGGACAGGAATGGAGGACATTGGAGACTTGGACTTGGTGCAGCTGGTTGATGGCCTGGATCCTGAGGAGCTCATTTCACAGCTGGAGGAAATGTGGGATGAAGAACCATTTCCAGAAGTGGAGTTTGAGGAGCCTGACCTGGAAGTGGTCTCACCTCTGAGCCTTCCATCACCACCTCCGGCAGAAAGAGCAACATCAGTGCTCCCTTCACCATCTCCATCCCTTCCTTCAGCATCTCCAACCTTGCCAGTGATGTTGACCCCTGCACTGGCTCCAGCTGCCCATCTGACAGTGCTACCGTCACCATCTCCTGCACGGCCTCCCTCCCACCATCAGCCCTACGCTGCTTTCTCCAGCAACCACTGCTGCGTGAGCCACAATGCTCAGTGGAGCCCTTGCTTCTACTTTGGCCCCATGCCCTACTATTCTGCAGCACAGTGGCCGCCGCAGCTCTACATCCCAAACGTG acCTTGAACCACCACGGCCATCAGACGACCCTTGTGCAACCTGTGGGATATTTT gtgccAGTAAACCTGCTGCCCCAGTGTCACAACCTCTttcgctga
- the LOC128748862 gene encoding uncharacterized protein LOC128748862 isoform X2 gives MRTRARAQPGAQNKSFQDQSDLKTHTFHQTCLKRKGTGMEDIGDLDLVQLVDGLDPEELISQLEEMWDEEPFPEVEFEEPDLEVVSPLSLPSPPPAERATSVLPSPSPSLPSASPTLPVMLTPALAPAAHLTVLPSPSPARPPSHHQPYAAFSSNHCCVSHNAQWSPCFYFGPMPYYSAAQWPPQLYIPNVTLNHHGHQTTLVQPVGYFVPVNLLPQCHNLFR, from the exons ATGAGAACGAGAGCTAGAGCACAACCCGGAGCGCAGAACAAGAGTTTTCAAGACCAAAGCGATTTAAAGACTCACACATTTCACCAGACCTG CTTGAAGAGAAAGGGGACAGGAATGGAGGACATTGGAGACTTGGACTTGGTGCAGCTGGTTGATGGCCTGGATCCTGAGGAGCTCATTTCACAGCTGGAGGAAATGTGGGATGAAGAACCATTTCCAGAAGTGGAGTTTGAGGAGCCTGACCTGGAAGTGGTCTCACCTCTGAGCCTTCCATCACCACCTCCGGCAGAAAGAGCAACATCAGTGCTCCCTTCACCATCTCCATCCCTTCCTTCAGCATCTCCAACCTTGCCAGTGATGTTGACCCCTGCACTGGCTCCAGCTGCCCATCTGACAGTGCTACCGTCACCATCTCCTGCACGGCCTCCCTCCCACCATCAGCCCTACGCTGCTTTCTCCAGCAACCACTGCTGCGTGAGCCACAATGCTCAGTGGAGCCCTTGCTTCTACTTTGGCCCCATGCCCTACTATTCTGCAGCACAGTGGCCGCCGCAGCTCTACATCCCAAACGTG acCTTGAACCACCACGGCCATCAGACGACCCTTGTGCAACCTGTGGGATATTTT gtgccAGTAAACCTGCTGCCCCAGTGTCACAACCTCTttcgctga